The following coding sequences lie in one Glycine soja cultivar W05 chromosome 16, ASM419377v2, whole genome shotgun sequence genomic window:
- the LOC114391209 gene encoding LRR receptor-like serine/threonine-protein kinase GSO2, with protein MACSVHLLLLLLTSLLALFFNPTCVYGNDELRALLDLKSSLDPEGHFLSSWTMGGNPCDGSFEGVACNEKGQVANVSLQGKGLSGKLSPAIAGLKHLTGLYLHYNSLYGEIPREVANLTELSDLYLNVNHLSGEIPPEIGKMENLQVLQLCYNQLTGSIPTQLGDLKKLSVLALQSNLLGGAIPASLGDLGMLMRLDLSSNNLFGSIPIKLADLPSLQVLDVHNNTLSGNVPPALKRLEEGFVFEHNMGLCGVGFSSLKACTASDHVNLTRPEPYGAGVGGLSRDIPETANVKLPCNTTHCQNPSKSKQATSITVGIVLLTIAVSAIGILTFTMYRRRKQKLGSTFDISEGCLSTDQAKSIYRKNGSPLVSLEYSNGWDPLADSKNFSGDRQDMFQSFRFNLEEMESATQYFSELNLLGKSNFSATYKGVLRDGSVVAVKSISKTSCKSDEAEFLKGLNILTSLRNENLVRLRGFCCSRGRGECFLVYDFVSNGNLSRYLDVKEGDGEVLEWSTRVSIVKGIAKGIAYLHAYKANKPALVHQSISAEKVLIDQRYNPLLSDSGLYKLLTNDVVFSALKGSAAKGYLAPEYTTTGRFTEKSDVYAFGVLLFQILTGKQKITSAMRLAAESFKFPEFIDPNLRGKFFEYEAAKLARMALLCSHESPFERPSMEAIVQELGNCSSCL; from the exons ATGGCTTGTTCAGTGCatctacttcttcttcttctcacttCACTTCTGGCTTTGTTCTTTAACCCAACATGTGTCTATGGCAATGATGAGCTTAGAGCACTTTTGGACTTGAAATCAAGTTTGGATCCAGAAGGGCACTTTCTATCCTCATGGACCATGGGTGGTAACCCATGTGATGGTTCCTTTGAGGGAGTGGCTTGCAATGAGAAGGGTCAGGTGGCAAATGTGTCTTTGCAGGGAAAAGGCCTCTCTGGGAAGCTCTCACCAGCTATTGCTGGACTCAAACACTTGACAGGACTCTACTTGCACTACAACTCTTTGTATGGAGAGATTCCAAGGGAAGTTGCTAACTTGACTGAGCTTAGTGACTTGTACTTGAATGTGAATCACTTGTCTGGTGAAATCCCACCTGAGATTGGCAAGATGGAGAATCTGCAAG TTTTGCAGCTTTGCTATAATCAGTTAACCGGAAGCATACCTACACAGCTTGGTGATTTGAAGAAGCTTAGTGTTCTTGCTCTTCAGTCAAACCTGCTGGGTGGAGCTATCCCTGCTAGTCTAGGTGATTTGGGAATGTTGATGAGGCTAGATTTGAGCTCCAATAATCTCTTTGGTTCCATTCCCATTAAACTAGCTGATCTTCCTTCACTGCAAGTTCTGGATGTTCACAATAATACTCTCTCTGGGAATGTACCTCCTG CTCTAAAGAGACTAGAGGAAGGATTTGTGTTTGAACATAATATGGGGTTATGTGGTGTTGGGTTTTCATCCTTGAAAGCTTGCACTGCTTCAGATCATGTCAATCTCACTCGACCAGAACCTTATGGAGCTGGAGTTGGTGGTCTTTCTAGAGATATCCCAGAAACTGCTAATGTAAAGTTGCCTTGCAATACAACTCATTGCCAAAATCCATCAAAATCCAAACAAGCGACATCTATCACAGTTGGCATTGTTCTACTAACAATTGCAGTATCAGCAATTGGTATTTTGACCTTCACTATGTATCGTCGGCGGAAACAAAAGCTTGGAAGCACATTTGATATCTCTGAAGGCTGTCTAAGTACAGATCAAGCCAAGAGTATATACAGGAAAAATGGATCTCCTTTGGTCAGCCTTGAGTACTCTAATGGATGGGACCCTTTGGCTGACAGCAAGAATTTCAGTGGGGATAGGCAAGACATGTTCCAGAGTTTCAGGTTCAACTTGGAAGAAATGGAGTCAGCTACTCAGTATTTCTCCGAGTTGAATTTGTTGGGGAAGAGCAACTTTAGTGCAACGTATAAAGGAGTTCTAAGAGATGGATCTGTTGTTGCTGTCAAGAGTATCAGTAAAACTAGTTGCAAATCGGATGAAGCTGAATTTTTGAAGGGATTGAACATCTTGACCTCACTGAGGAATGAGAATTTAGTGAGGCTGAGAGGATTTTGTTGTTCAAGGGGACGAGGTGAATGCTTCCTGGTTTATGATTTTGTTTCTAATGGAAATCTGTCACGCTACCTTGATGTGAAGGAAGGTGATGGAGAAGTCCTTGAATGGTCAACAAGAGTTTCTATTGTGAAAGGGATTGCTAAAG GTATAGCATATTTACATGCATACAAAGCAAACAAACCAGCTCTTGTTCACCAAAGCATCTCAGCTGAGAAAGTGCTCATTGATCAGCGGTACAACCCATTGCTTTCAGATTCCGGCCTGTACAAGCTTCTCACCAATGATGTTGTCTTCTCCGCGCTGAAGGGTAGCGCAGCAAAGGGCTACCTAGCTCCAGAATACACCACTACCGGCCGGTTCACAGAGAAAAGTGATGTTTATGCATTTGGAGTCCTTCTTTTCCAGATCCTCACGGGGAAGCAGAAGATCACAAGTGCAATGCGCCTTGCTGCAGAGTCCTTCAAGTTCCCAGAATTTATTGATCCTAACTTACGTGGCAAGTTCTTTGAATACGAGGCGGCTAAACTAGCAAGAATGGCCTTACTTTGCTCCCATGAGTCTCCATTTGAAAGGCCGAGCATGGAAGCCATTGTTCAAGAACTGGGAAATTGTAGTAGCTgtctttaa